A section of the Spirosoma pollinicola genome encodes:
- a CDS encoding GH1 family beta-glucosidase: MKHEFGPDFVWGTATAAYQIEGAVDRDGRGPSIWDTFSHQKGKIKTGEHADVACEFYDRYESDLQLHKELGFDAFRFSIAWSRILPDGIGRINEPGLQFYDRLIDHCLSLGITPWITLYHWDLPQALENKGGWTNRLIVNWFSEFVNVCTKAFGHKVKHWIILNEPLASSILGYFTGQHAPGRRSFSNLLPVIHHTALVQAEGGRVVRQNIPDAQVGTTFSCSPIDPFTLRDQAAAIRVDALLNRLFIEPTLGMGYPTRELPFLAGIAKKVAKPGDMERLAFDFDFIGLQHYFRAVVEQSYLMPYLWAKDVSPLRRNVQTITEMGWEVYPESMYRIIKQFAQYEGVKKIYITESGAAFYDTIDQGKVNDLARIDYHQNYLRNVLRAKQEGMPVEGYFAWTFLDNFEWAEGYRPRFGLVYVDFRTQQRIVKASGRWFQQMLSKEVLPDVLNYRA, translated from the coding sequence ATGAAACACGAATTCGGGCCAGATTTTGTCTGGGGAACTGCTACTGCTGCCTACCAGATTGAAGGTGCCGTTGACCGTGACGGGCGTGGGCCATCCATCTGGGATACGTTCAGCCACCAAAAAGGGAAAATCAAAACCGGAGAACATGCCGATGTTGCCTGCGAATTTTACGACCGATATGAATCTGACCTACAACTCCACAAGGAGTTAGGTTTTGATGCCTTTCGATTTTCAATAGCCTGGTCACGTATTTTACCTGATGGAATCGGACGTATCAATGAACCAGGTTTACAGTTTTACGATCGGCTGATTGACCACTGCCTTTCGCTCGGTATTACTCCCTGGATCACGCTTTATCACTGGGACTTACCACAGGCACTTGAAAACAAAGGAGGCTGGACAAATCGACTGATAGTCAACTGGTTTTCCGAGTTTGTAAACGTGTGTACAAAAGCATTTGGGCACAAGGTCAAGCATTGGATTATTCTCAACGAGCCGCTGGCTTCGTCAATTCTGGGCTATTTCACGGGGCAGCATGCACCCGGCCGACGGAGTTTCAGTAATTTGCTTCCTGTTATTCATCATACAGCCCTGGTGCAGGCAGAAGGCGGGCGGGTTGTTCGGCAGAATATACCTGATGCACAGGTAGGTACCACTTTTTCCTGCTCGCCCATCGACCCATTTACCCTTCGCGACCAGGCTGCGGCTATCCGGGTGGATGCTCTTTTGAACCGTCTTTTTATTGAACCGACCTTAGGAATGGGTTATCCCACCCGAGAACTGCCCTTTCTAGCTGGTATTGCCAAAAAGGTAGCCAAACCCGGTGATATGGAGCGACTGGCGTTTGACTTTGATTTCATCGGTTTGCAACATTACTTTCGGGCCGTTGTCGAGCAATCCTATCTAATGCCTTATCTCTGGGCTAAGGACGTGTCTCCCCTACGGCGAAATGTGCAGACAATTACCGAAATGGGTTGGGAAGTGTATCCCGAAAGTATGTACCGGATTATCAAGCAATTCGCTCAATATGAAGGAGTCAAAAAAATATACATCACCGAAAGCGGTGCCGCTTTTTATGATACCATCGATCAGGGCAAAGTCAATGATTTAGCCCGGATTGACTACCATCAGAATTACCTAAGAAATGTACTTCGGGCAAAACAGGAAGGAATGCCCGTTGAGGGTTACTTTGCCTGGACGTTTCTGGATAATTTTGAATGGGCGGAAGGATACCGTCCCCGCTTCGGACTAGTTTACGTCGACTTCCGAACGCAGCAACGCATTGTTAAAGCGTCGGGCCGCTGGTTCCAGCAGATGCTATCTAAAGAAGTACTTCCAGATGTTCTAAATTACCGGGCATAA
- a CDS encoding acetyl-CoA hydrolase/transferase family protein, producing MPVILPLTTPEQAVSAIQSGNRVFIHSVAQTPHVLINAMVARASELKNVEVCHMHTEGPLPYLDIKYQESFRPNSFFIGANMRKQLNQGIGDYVPIFLSEIPLLFRRNILPIDVALIQVSPPDAHGYCSLGPSVDISLAAIHSAKYVIAQVNPRVPRTHGDGLIPVSMLHAAIEVDEPIYEVLPGEISAQDRKIGQHVASLVEDGATLQLGIGGIPNATLAELIHHKGLGIHTEMFSDGVIDLVERGVITGEHKTVLPYRIVSAFVMGSQRVYDFIDDNPGVAMKQASFTNDTAIIRRNPKVTAINSAIEIDITGQVCADTIGTYQYSGVGGQMDFVRGASLSEGGKPIIALPSMTSKGLSKIVPFLKEGAGVTTTRAHVHYIVTEFGIADLYGQNLRQRARALIKIAHPDHQEELERQAFARFGSI from the coding sequence ATGCCAGTTATACTCCCTCTTACAACACCCGAACAGGCCGTTTCGGCCATTCAGTCAGGTAATCGCGTTTTTATTCACAGTGTTGCGCAAACACCGCATGTGCTCATCAACGCTATGGTAGCGCGTGCCTCCGAGTTAAAAAATGTGGAAGTTTGCCACATGCACACCGAAGGACCACTTCCCTATCTGGACATAAAATACCAGGAATCATTTCGCCCCAATTCTTTTTTTATCGGGGCAAACATGCGGAAACAACTTAACCAGGGTATCGGCGATTATGTCCCTATTTTCCTGAGCGAGATCCCGCTGTTGTTCCGCCGAAATATTCTACCCATCGATGTAGCCCTCATTCAGGTATCGCCCCCCGATGCCCACGGGTATTGTTCGCTGGGTCCATCCGTCGACATTTCGCTGGCAGCCATTCATTCGGCCAAATACGTTATTGCCCAGGTTAACCCGCGCGTCCCCCGTACGCATGGCGATGGCCTGATTCCGGTTTCGATGCTGCATGCGGCTATTGAGGTGGATGAACCAATCTATGAAGTGCTGCCGGGCGAAATCAGCGCACAGGATCGAAAGATTGGCCAGCATGTGGCCAGTTTGGTAGAAGACGGCGCCACATTACAACTCGGCATTGGCGGGATTCCCAATGCAACTCTGGCCGAGTTGATTCACCACAAAGGACTTGGTATTCACACCGAAATGTTTTCGGATGGCGTGATTGATCTGGTTGAGCGGGGGGTCATTACCGGCGAACACAAAACGGTACTCCCTTACCGTATTGTATCGGCGTTTGTTATGGGTAGCCAGCGGGTATATGATTTTATCGACGATAACCCCGGTGTAGCCATGAAACAAGCCAGCTTTACCAACGACACGGCCATTATCCGCCGGAATCCGAAGGTGACGGCAATTAATTCGGCTATAGAAATTGACATTACCGGCCAGGTTTGTGCCGATACCATTGGCACGTATCAATATTCGGGAGTTGGCGGTCAAATGGATTTTGTGCGGGGTGCTTCCCTTTCCGAAGGTGGTAAACCCATTATCGCTCTCCCATCAATGACCAGCAAAGGACTCAGTAAAATTGTCCCGTTTTTGAAGGAAGGAGCCGGGGTAACGACCACCCGCGCCCACGTTCACTATATCGTTACCGAATTTGGTATTGCTGATCTGTACGGCCAAAACTTACGCCAACGTGCACGTGCACTCATAAAAATTGCGCACCCTGATCATCAGGAAGAATTGGAACGGCAGGCTTTTGCCCGCTTTGGCTCGATCTAG